In Thiospirochaeta perfilievii, a single window of DNA contains:
- a CDS encoding AAA family ATPase, with amino-acid sequence MISKIDYIKNFAIYNNFVWDDHVRDKGNNKVNFEKLNIFYGRNYSGKTTLSRVFNSFEEKEVHPKYLNSEFQLTFSDGNSFNQNNIEDHEYHFRVYNSDFVNRNLRCLIDEEGAISPFAIVGDTNQEIEKEIESLNKKLGTIEPASGLYEEKNIKYEAYIEKKKLYNQNESKLEANLKQKAKEIKENAKIYNKVTYQIRNIKDDIEELLNSSYIKLTDDEIDEKKKLLKENIKKDILLLNISDTDISNNIKECKELLCKKITPTKAIQDLLNDTLLQKWVKDGIDHHKKKRTSCAFCGQDLPSDLWEKLDSHFSKESELLINELEKQIKIIENLKLEKYELIDINLLYSSYHDQYLKLYNQLNKNIENYNQELNQVVSQLESRVVNTFKETKLLPFKNLTQEITELKKSINLLFTESNSLSDSLSQKQDLASKLLRKNEVNNFITSINYKNEKDYIEKLKKNMKSCMKNMN; translated from the coding sequence ATGATAAGTAAAATTGATTATATTAAAAACTTTGCTATATACAATAACTTCGTTTGGGACGATCATGTCAGAGATAAGGGTAATAATAAAGTTAACTTCGAAAAGTTAAATATTTTTTATGGAAGAAACTATTCTGGTAAAACTACATTATCTCGAGTGTTTAATTCCTTTGAAGAAAAAGAAGTTCATCCAAAATACTTGAATTCTGAGTTTCAATTAACATTTAGTGATGGAAATAGCTTTAATCAAAATAACATAGAGGATCATGAATATCATTTTAGAGTATATAATTCAGATTTTGTGAATAGAAATCTTAGATGCTTAATAGATGAAGAAGGAGCTATTTCACCATTTGCTATAGTAGGAGATACAAATCAAGAAATTGAAAAAGAAATAGAATCTTTAAATAAAAAACTAGGAACAATAGAACCTGCTTCAGGATTATACGAAGAGAAAAATATTAAATATGAAGCTTATATTGAGAAAAAAAAGTTATATAATCAAAACGAATCTAAATTAGAAGCAAATTTAAAACAAAAAGCAAAAGAAATAAAAGAAAATGCTAAGATATATAATAAGGTAACATACCAAATAAGAAATATTAAAGATGATATAGAAGAATTATTAAATTCTAGCTACATCAAATTAACTGATGATGAAATAGACGAGAAAAAGAAATTATTAAAAGAAAACATAAAGAAAGATATACTATTATTAAATATTTCGGATACTGATATAAGTAATAATATTAAAGAATGTAAAGAATTACTCTGCAAGAAAATAACCCCAACAAAAGCGATACAAGATTTACTAAACGATACGCTATTACAAAAATGGGTCAAAGATGGTATTGATCACCATAAAAAGAAAAGAACTTCATGTGCATTTTGTGGTCAAGATTTGCCTTCAGATTTATGGGAAAAATTAGATTCACATTTCAGTAAAGAATCAGAATTATTAATTAATGAACTAGAAAAACAAATAAAAATTATAGAAAATTTAAAACTAGAAAAATATGAACTTATTGATATTAATCTCTTATACAGCTCATATCATGATCAGTATTTAAAACTCTACAATCAATTAAATAAAAATATAGAAAATTACAATCAAGAATTAAATCAAGTTGTATCTCAGCTAGAATCTAGAGTAGTTAATACTTTTAAAGAAACAAAATTACTTCCTTTTAAAAATCTTACTCAAGAAATTACAGAGTTAAAGAAATCAATTAACTTATTATTTACAGAAAGTAATTCTTTATCAGATTCATTATCACAAAAGCAAGATTTAGCTAGTAAACTTCTTAGAAAAAATGAAGTTAATAACTTCATCACTTCTATAAACTACAAAAATGAAAAAGATTATATAGAAAAATTAAAAAAGAATATGAAGAGCTGTATGAAAAATATGAATTAG
- a CDS encoding AAA family ATPase: MKKEYEELYEKYELVEQEINEKLGRIEELKSQTKDEKKGADQVNKYLNNYFGHNSLKLEHEEGEGNYRFVIKRGDHVAYNLSEGESSLISFCYFMAKLEEIETKDKKLIIWIDDVDSRFKIA; encoded by the coding sequence ATTAAAAAAGAATATGAAGAGCTGTATGAAAAATATGAATTAGTCGAACAAGAAATTAATGAAAAGCTTGGAAGGATTGAAGAGTTAAAATCTCAAACAAAAGATGAGAAAAAAGGTGCAGATCAAGTAAATAAATATTTAAATAATTATTTTGGTCACAATAGTTTAAAACTTGAACATGAAGAAGGTGAAGGAAATTATAGATTTGTTATTAAAAGAGGTGATCATGTTGCATATAATTTAAGTGAAGGGGAAAGCAGTCTAATTTCTTTTTGTTATTTTATGGCTAAATTAGAAGAAATAGAAACTAAAGATAAAAAACTAATTATATGGATTGATGATGTTGATTCCCGATTTAAAATAGCATAA